The Cyanobacteria bacterium GSL.Bin1 genome includes the window TGTGGTGGCGCGGGCAAATGGCTTAGACTATGCCTTTACCCAAGGGGAAGATACGGTTTTAGCGGCAATGGTGAATCGGTGTGATGAGACGCCCCAAATTGAACCAGAAGCGGAACCGGAACAAAAGAAAAACGGATTGTCTCGCTTCTTGAACTTCGGACAGAAAGAAGAAGAAGAAGCGCAACCGGAAGCAACAGAATATAAAGACCATCCTCCCTTAACTTTATTTGGATCCGTTCCAGATGCTGTAGAAACTCAATTAAGTCTGGAGTTGAAAAAACAGGGGATTAAAGTTTCCGGGTGGCTACCCTCCAAACGCTTTACAGAGTTACCCAGTATTGAAAAAGGAAATTATGCCTGTGGCGTACATCCTTTCTTAAGTCGGACGGCAACGAATTTAATGCGTCGCCGCAAGTGTAAACTCATTGGTGCGCCCTTCCCCATTGGTCCGGATGGCACTCGCGCTTGGATTGAGAAAATTTGTTCTGTCTTTGAGATTGAACCGGAAGGTTTAGAGGAACGAGAAGCCCAAATTTGGGAAAGTGTAGAAGACTATGTGAAGTTAGTCCGTGGCAAGTCTGTCTTCTTTATGGGGGATAATCTCTTAGAGATTTCCTTAGCCCGTTTCCTCGTCCGTTGCGGAATGACGGTTCATGAAATTGGTATTCCTTATATGGATAAACGCTATCAAGGGGCAGAGTTAGCTTTATTAGAAAAAACCTGTGCTGATATGGGTGTGGGACTGCCAAGAATTGTCGAAAAACCGGATAATCATCATCAAATTGAACGGATTATGGCAGAAAATCCGGATCTGGTCATTACGGGAATGGCACACGCGAATCCATTAGAAGCCCGTGGCTTTAGTACCAAGTGGTCGGTTGAGTTTACTTTCTCGCAAATTCAAGGCTTTACTAATACTCGCGACTTACTAGAATTGGTCACTCGTCCCATGCGTCGCAATAATAACTTACAAGAGTTAGGCTGGACTAACTTAGTGCAGGAAGAGGACGCAAAACGAATTACAG containing:
- a CDS encoding ferredoxin:protochlorophyllide reductase (ATP-dependent) subunit N, whose amino-acid sequence is MAAEEQTALNFECETGNYHTFCPISCVAWLYQKIEDSFFLVIGTKTCGYFLQNSMGVMIFAEPRYAMAELEEGDISAKLSDYDELKRLCLQIKRDRNPSVIVWIGTCTTEIIKMDLEGIAPKLEAEIGIPIVVARANGLDYAFTQGEDTVLAAMVNRCDETPQIEPEAEPEQKKNGLSRFLNFGQKEEEEAQPEATEYKDHPPLTLFGSVPDAVETQLSLELKKQGIKVSGWLPSKRFTELPSIEKGNYACGVHPFLSRTATNLMRRRKCKLIGAPFPIGPDGTRAWIEKICSVFEIEPEGLEEREAQIWESVEDYVKLVRGKSVFFMGDNLLEISLARFLVRCGMTVHEIGIPYMDKRYQGAELALLEKTCADMGVGLPRIVEKPDNHHQIERIMAENPDLVITGMAHANPLEARGFSTKWSVEFTFSQIQGFTNTRDLLELVTRPMRRNNNLQELGWTNLVQEEDAKRITV